CGCTGCCGAGAATATCAGTACTGTGCCGCCGCGCTCAACAGACCTCAAGGCCTGCTCGAACGCGCTTTCAGCGCTCGCGCAGATTATCACCAGATCAGCAAGATATCCGCCATTCAGCTTCCTCAGTTTCTCGGGACCATACTCTTTTGCGTTTATAGCATAATCGGCGCCGGCCCTCTTAGCGGCGTCGAGCCTGAAGTTTGAAATATCCGTCGCGAATATGCGTCCGGCGGCATTTGAACGCGCCGCTTTTATATGAAGGAGCCCCGATATGCCGCTTCCGATTATGAGAACGGTATCGCCTTCTTTAAGATTTGCCCGGCGCTGGCCGCGCAGGACACAGGCAAGCGGTTCGATAAATGTGGCGTCCTCAAACGAGACGTTATCAGGCAGAGGGAAAACCCCTTTCTCGACATTAATTCCGGGCACTCTCACATATTCGCAAAATCCGCCCGGGTCAAAATTGGTCTTACGAAGCGTATCGCAAACCGTCTCATGGCCAGCGGCGCAATAACGGCACTCTCCGCACGGCACATGATGCGCGACAGCGACCCGGTCGCCTGTTTTAAAACGCGTGACGCCTTTGCCGGCTTCAACTACAATTCCCGCGA
The genomic region above belongs to Candidatus Omnitrophota bacterium and contains:
- a CDS encoding zinc-dependent dehydrogenase, whose amino-acid sequence is MRVAMYYANNDVRLEEMAKPVIGDGELLVRIEASGICGSDVMEWYRIHRVPLVLGHEIAGIVVEAGKGVTRFKTGDRVAVAHHVPCGECRYCAAGHETVCDTLRKTNFDPGGFCEYVRVPGINVEKGVFPLPDNVSFEDATFIEPLACVLRGQRRANLKEGDTVLIIGSGISGLLHIKAARSNAAGRIFATDISNFRLDAAKRAGADYAINAKEYGPEKLRKLNGGYLADLVIICASAESAFEQALRSVERGGTVLIFSAAGKDASLPVSTNDIFWRSEVTVTSSYAGSPQDHLDALDKICLEKISVYDMITHRLALRETGLGFRLVSEAKESIKVIIEPQK